The Granulicella arctica genome has a segment encoding these proteins:
- a CDS encoding recombinase family protein — MTKGKRRPGQMVGYLRVSALDQKELRQLDGITVDKRFTDKASGKDMHRPQLQLLLEYVRDGDTVVCHAMDRLARNLDDLRKIVLGLTERGVHVRFEKENLTFTGADSPMSHLLLSVMGAFAQFERDLIRERQREGIALAKLREGAYVGRKHSLSLIQAKELRSRVSRGESKTKLAVEFGISRQTLYRYVAGEGN, encoded by the coding sequence GTGACAAAAGGGAAGCGGCGTCCAGGCCAAATGGTCGGCTACCTTCGCGTTAGCGCCCTGGACCAGAAAGAGCTTCGCCAGCTCGACGGCATCACGGTTGACAAGCGATTCACTGATAAAGCTTCGGGAAAGGACATGCACCGTCCCCAACTTCAGCTTCTTTTGGAGTATGTTCGCGACGGCGACACGGTTGTGTGTCATGCGATGGACCGGCTGGCCCGCAATCTGGACGACCTCCGCAAAATCGTGCTTGGTCTAACAGAGCGTGGGGTACACGTTCGATTTGAGAAGGAAAACCTGACCTTTACGGGGGCCGACTCGCCCATGTCACACCTGCTTTTGAGCGTCATGGGAGCGTTCGCGCAGTTTGAACGCGATCTGATCCGTGAGCGGCAGCGAGAGGGGATCGCTCTTGCGAAGTTGAGGGAGGGCGCTTACGTTGGGAGAAAGCATTCCCTCAGCCTCATCCAAGCGAAGGAGCTTCGGAGCCGGGTCAGTAGAGGAGAGTCGAAGACTAAGCTTGCCGTCGAGTTTGGAATCAGTCGGCAGACGCTCTACCGGTATGTCGCAGGAGAAGGGAATTGA
- a CDS encoding ester cyclase, whose product MSKEANIAAQKKMGEIINSYQFDKLNEVMAPNVKDHDPADDQGPGPEGFAHWFTQFHSAFPDFKIAVEHLVADEDNVAFAYTITGTQGGPFNGIPASGKKIKVRGMQISKFNSDAKIVERWGASHEVGILQQIGGMKPVAHLDEPPVISAPAL is encoded by the coding sequence ATGAGCAAGGAAGCAAACATCGCGGCACAGAAGAAGATGGGCGAGATCATCAACAGCTACCAGTTCGACAAGCTGAACGAAGTCATGGCTCCCAACGTCAAGGACCACGATCCTGCGGACGACCAGGGCCCCGGCCCTGAAGGATTCGCCCATTGGTTTACCCAATTCCATTCCGCCTTCCCCGATTTCAAGATTGCCGTCGAGCACCTCGTCGCTGACGAGGATAACGTGGCCTTCGCCTACACCATCACCGGCACGCAGGGCGGCCCGTTCAACGGCATTCCCGCAAGCGGTAAAAAGATCAAGGTTCGCGGGATGCAAATCTCCAAGTTTAATTCGGATGCGAAGATCGTCGAACGCTGGGGAGCTTCGCACGAAGTTGGCATCCTGCAGCAGATCGGTGGCATGAAGCCGGTTGCACACCTTGACGAGCCGCCCGTCATCTCTGCTCCAGCCTTGTAA
- a CDS encoding cold-shock protein — protein sequence MAQYSGTVKWFNSAKGYGFLGRDSGNDVFVHYSSIKLDGYKTLKEGDPVEFDVITGQKGPQADKVALVKKNSQPGD from the coding sequence ATGGCTCAATACTCAGGTACGGTGAAGTGGTTCAATAGTGCGAAGGGTTACGGCTTTCTTGGGCGGGACAGTGGAAACGACGTTTTCGTACACTACAGCTCTATCAAACTTGACGGCTACAAGACCTTGAAAGAGGGCGATCCAGTCGAATTCGATGTGATCACCGGTCAAAAGGGTCCGCAGGCTGATAAGGTCGCTCTGGTCAAAAAGAATAGCCAGCCAGGCGATTGA
- a CDS encoding Crp/Fnr family transcriptional regulator — translation MATNFKNLLLQHLDPDTLSRLHLRRVDLPVLYDLEVPGRPIQHLFFLEEGIGSMTTSFENGAQVETSMFGYESVIGISALMGAKHSFNRIFMQLSGSGYAVPVRSAQEEFRRHGEFLHLALRYVQSQLTLSTQNAACNAMHTYEQRLARWLLICGDRAKQEHLEMAQEFVAQMLGSTRSTVSIAAGALKAKGLIDYHRGSIQILDVKGLEDEACECYRVVREHLENFLHFDTGFTS, via the coding sequence CAGATACGTTGAGTCGTCTTCATCTCAGACGCGTCGACCTTCCCGTCCTTTATGACCTGGAAGTGCCGGGCCGTCCGATTCAGCACCTCTTTTTTCTGGAAGAAGGCATCGGTTCGATGACCACAAGCTTCGAGAATGGAGCCCAGGTGGAAACCAGCATGTTCGGCTATGAATCGGTGATTGGCATCTCCGCTCTCATGGGTGCCAAACATAGCTTCAATCGAATCTTCATGCAGTTGAGTGGGTCCGGCTATGCCGTACCCGTCCGATCAGCCCAGGAGGAGTTTCGCCGGCACGGTGAATTCCTACACTTGGCTTTGAGGTACGTTCAGTCTCAACTCACTCTTTCCACTCAGAATGCCGCCTGTAACGCGATGCATACCTACGAGCAACGCCTGGCACGCTGGCTACTCATCTGCGGCGATCGGGCGAAACAGGAGCATCTAGAAATGGCGCAGGAGTTCGTTGCCCAGATGCTCGGGAGTACCCGTTCCACTGTCTCTATCGCAGCTGGAGCCCTGAAAGCCAAAGGCTTGATCGACTACCATCGTGGGTCTATTCAGATTTTGGATGTCAAAGGCCTCGAGGACGAGGCTTGTGAGTGCTATCGCGTGGTCCGTGAGCACCTGGAAAACTTCCTGCATTTCGATACCGGGTTCACTTCCTGA